Proteins found in one Crassostrea angulata isolate pt1a10 chromosome 3, ASM2561291v2, whole genome shotgun sequence genomic segment:
- the LOC128178882 gene encoding snRNA-activating protein complex subunit 3-like — protein sequence MEKLGVHRDASQLISVREFLTSWDASVIPGMEMISTKSDAAMLKALSKEMGTPIDTLQELSTVCGESTLKCADEIKQPEFLEKVPPDVNLMTLRVQRDELERRQKNPTYKTFIKKAMRLKKCDYLMNFPPDAAQVKEECPKEFCVQHPDVIITAHVHQPNNTHLSFNMKIGLDQTLLVLGCERLTDLRDKITCVNDLALAGDLSENPDFTPEHYAKDIYKSGFFYIEGCFYNDFRDGGSQDYSQVIRDWAKEPGRGIGPMQSVAMEDTSFLDLNIRLGQPYIYLHQGDCEHLIVFSDIRVLSYQDPQDIRDYPLVTHKHLKNQTKCRVCQMHASRWMAYDSEHSPENPSFFCEQCFRALHYDEHGNKIGNFQAFRYFDKSAVI from the exons atggagaaaCTGGGAGTTCATCGAGATGCTAGTCAGCTTATATCAGTGCGTGAATTTTTGACGTCTTGGGATGCGTCGGTTATTCCGGGTATGGAGATGATATCTACCAAAAGTGACGCAGCAATGCTTAAAGCGTTGTCTAAAGAAATGGGCACTCCTATAGACACTTTGCAGGAACTTAGCACTGTGTGTGG GGAGTCCACATTAAAATGTGCAGATGAAATAAAACAACCAGAGTTTTTAGAAAAGGTACCACCTGATGTAAACCTAATGACACTCAG GGTTCAGAGAGATGAACTGGAACGCCGTCAAAAGAATCCAACTTACAAAACATTCATTAAAAAAGCAATGAGATTGAAAAAATGTGACTACTTAATG AATTTTCCTCCAGATGCAGCTCAGGTTAAGGAGGAGTGTCCTAAAGAATTCTGTGTCCAGCATCCAGACGTGATAATAACAGCACACGTTCACCAACCTAACAACACCCACCTAAGCTTCAACATGAAG ATTGGTCTGGACCAGACTCTGCTGGTCTTGGGCTGTGAGAGGTTGACAGACCTCCGGGACAAGATCACCTGTGTGAATGATCTCGCGTTAGCAGGGGATCTGAGTGAGAACCCAGATTTCACACCCGAGCATTACGCTAAG GATATTTATAAATCAGGATTTTTCTACATCGAGGGCTGTTTTTACAATGATTTCCGTGATGGTGGTTCACAGGATTACAGCCa AGTGATACGTGATTGGGCCAAGGAGCCAGGGAGAGGAATAGGGCCGATGCAGTCAGTAGCAATGGAAGATACGTCCTTCTTGGACCTAAACATCAGACTGGGTCAGCCCTACATCTACCTCCACCAGGGGGACTGTGAACATCTCATTGTATTCTCAGATATAAG GGTTTTGAGTTATCAGGATCCACAAGACATTCGTGATTATCCCCTTGTAACCCACAAACACCTGAAGAATCAGACAAAGTGTCGGGTCTGTCAGATGCATGCTTCAAG ATGGATGGCCTATGACAGTGAACACTCCCCGGAGAATCCCAGCTTCTTCTGTGAGCAGTGTTTTCGAGCTCTTCACTACGACGAGCATGGAAATAAAATTGGGAACTTTCAGGCATTCAGATACTTTGACAAAAGTGCTGTCATATGA
- the LOC128177410 gene encoding nucleolin-like isoform X1 — protein MPQKQVKPKKGKVPAQKSKKAPKPAPVEESSEEESDDDDDDDDVEMEQVNGKASPQKRKAAEVEDSDEDDDDDDDDDDDDEEEVAKPAPSKKAKVTKAAAKEESSDDDDDDEEDDDDEEEAPAPKAKAKAVKQAKKEESDDEEDDEDDDEESSEEEEEEEEEEKPVQKQKAKKDKKEKAENGSGDQDGSTLFVKNIASSVDKDMLSEMFPGSTEIRMPTKHDGSPKGFAYLEFDDPKKVKKYLETKQGEELEGQELFLDLANKKPANDRNQRGGRGGGGRGGGGGRGGKSDPSKILFVKNLSYNTTNDSLADAFDGCSSARVAMERDNPGRSRGFGFVEFDSVESAKDAFNSMKGQEVDGRQVFLDFAEERSGGGGGGRGGGFRGGRGGRGGGRGFGGGRGGGRGRGGFGGGRGGGGFTKSPAAKGAVQDFKGKKKTFSEDD, from the exons atgcCACAGAAACAAGTAAAACCGAAAAAG GGGAAGGTCCCAGCTCAGAAATCCAAAAAGGCCCCAAAACCAGCACCAGTAGAAGAATCGTCTGAGGAAGAGtctgatgatgatgacgatgatgatgatgtggAG ATGGAACAGGTAAATGGAAAGGCCTCACCACAAAAGAGAAAGGCTGCAGAAGTTGAAGACagtgatgaagatgatgatgacgatgatgatgatgatgacgacgacgaAGAAG AAGTTGCAAAACCAGCCCCAAGTAAAAAGGCAAAAGTCACAAAAGCAGCAGCAAAAGAGGAAAGTAGTGATGATGACGATGACGATGAAGAAG atGATGACGATGAAGAGGAAGCTCCAGCCCCAAAAGCTAAAGCCAAGGCTGTGAAACAGGCCAAGAAAGAAGAATCAGATGATGAAGAGGATGATGAGGATGATGATGAAGAAAGTAGTGAAG aggaggaggaggaggaagaagaAGAGAAACCAGTCCAAAAACAAAAGGCGAAGAAAG ATAAAAAGGAAAAGGCGGAGAATGGAAGTGGAGATCAAGACGGCTCTACCTTGTTTGTCAAAAACATTGCGAGCAGCGTAGACAAAGATATGTTGTCGGAAATGTTTCCAGGATCCACGGAAATCCGCATGCCCACAAAGCATGATGGATCTCCTAAAGG GTTTGCATACCTGGAGTTTGATGATCCCAAGAAAGTCAAGAAATACCTGGAGACCAAACAGGGGGAGGAGCTTGAAGGACAGGAGTTGTTCCTTGACTTGGCCAACAAAAAGCCGGCTAATGACAGGAACCAGAGAGGAGGAAGAGGAGGCGGGGGCAGAGGAGGTGGAGGTGGAAGAGGAGGCAAAAGTG ACCCTTCAAAGATCCTTTTTGTGAAAAATCTCAGCTACAACACCACAAATGACAGTTTGGCTGATGCATTCGATGGCTGTTCATCTGCCCGAGTTGCCATGGAGAGGGACAATCCTGGAAGATCAAGAGG ATTTGGATTTGTGGAATTTGACTCGGTGGAATCCGCCAAAGATGCTTTTAACTCCATGAAAGGACAGGAGGTTGATGGACGTCAGGTCTTCCTTGACTTTGCCGAGGAGAGATCAG GTGGTGGCGGTGGTGGTCGAGGAGGTGGTTTCCGTGGCGGTAGAGGAGGTCGTGGAGGCGGGCGTGGATTTGGAGGAGGTCGAGGTGGAGGCAGGGGACGAGGAGGATTTGGAGGAGGACGAGGAGGCGGAGGATTCACCAAGAGCCCAG CTGCAAAGGGAGCTGTACAAGAtttcaaaggaaaaaagaaGACCTTCAGTGAAGATGATTGA
- the LOC128177410 gene encoding nucleolin-like isoform X2, with protein sequence MPQKQVKPKKGKVPAQKSKKAPKPAPVEESSEEESDDDDDDDDVEMEQVNGKASPQKRKAAEVEDSDEDDDDDDDDDDDDEEVAKPAPSKKAKVTKAAAKEESSDDDDDDEEDDDDEEEAPAPKAKAKAVKQAKKEESDDEEDDEDDDEESSEEEEEEEEEEKPVQKQKAKKDKKEKAENGSGDQDGSTLFVKNIASSVDKDMLSEMFPGSTEIRMPTKHDGSPKGFAYLEFDDPKKVKKYLETKQGEELEGQELFLDLANKKPANDRNQRGGRGGGGRGGGGGRGGKSDPSKILFVKNLSYNTTNDSLADAFDGCSSARVAMERDNPGRSRGFGFVEFDSVESAKDAFNSMKGQEVDGRQVFLDFAEERSGGGGGGRGGGFRGGRGGRGGGRGFGGGRGGGRGRGGFGGGRGGGGFTKSPAAKGAVQDFKGKKKTFSEDD encoded by the exons atgcCACAGAAACAAGTAAAACCGAAAAAG GGGAAGGTCCCAGCTCAGAAATCCAAAAAGGCCCCAAAACCAGCACCAGTAGAAGAATCGTCTGAGGAAGAGtctgatgatgatgacgatgatgatgatgtggAG ATGGAACAGGTAAATGGAAAGGCCTCACCACAAAAGAGAAAGGCTGCAGAAGTTGAAGACagtgatgaagatgatgatgacgatgatgatgatgatgacgacgacgaAGAAG TTGCAAAACCAGCCCCAAGTAAAAAGGCAAAAGTCACAAAAGCAGCAGCAAAAGAGGAAAGTAGTGATGATGACGATGACGATGAAGAAG atGATGACGATGAAGAGGAAGCTCCAGCCCCAAAAGCTAAAGCCAAGGCTGTGAAACAGGCCAAGAAAGAAGAATCAGATGATGAAGAGGATGATGAGGATGATGATGAAGAAAGTAGTGAAG aggaggaggaggaggaagaagaAGAGAAACCAGTCCAAAAACAAAAGGCGAAGAAAG ATAAAAAGGAAAAGGCGGAGAATGGAAGTGGAGATCAAGACGGCTCTACCTTGTTTGTCAAAAACATTGCGAGCAGCGTAGACAAAGATATGTTGTCGGAAATGTTTCCAGGATCCACGGAAATCCGCATGCCCACAAAGCATGATGGATCTCCTAAAGG GTTTGCATACCTGGAGTTTGATGATCCCAAGAAAGTCAAGAAATACCTGGAGACCAAACAGGGGGAGGAGCTTGAAGGACAGGAGTTGTTCCTTGACTTGGCCAACAAAAAGCCGGCTAATGACAGGAACCAGAGAGGAGGAAGAGGAGGCGGGGGCAGAGGAGGTGGAGGTGGAAGAGGAGGCAAAAGTG ACCCTTCAAAGATCCTTTTTGTGAAAAATCTCAGCTACAACACCACAAATGACAGTTTGGCTGATGCATTCGATGGCTGTTCATCTGCCCGAGTTGCCATGGAGAGGGACAATCCTGGAAGATCAAGAGG ATTTGGATTTGTGGAATTTGACTCGGTGGAATCCGCCAAAGATGCTTTTAACTCCATGAAAGGACAGGAGGTTGATGGACGTCAGGTCTTCCTTGACTTTGCCGAGGAGAGATCAG GTGGTGGCGGTGGTGGTCGAGGAGGTGGTTTCCGTGGCGGTAGAGGAGGTCGTGGAGGCGGGCGTGGATTTGGAGGAGGTCGAGGTGGAGGCAGGGGACGAGGAGGATTTGGAGGAGGACGAGGAGGCGGAGGATTCACCAAGAGCCCAG CTGCAAAGGGAGCTGTACAAGAtttcaaaggaaaaaagaaGACCTTCAGTGAAGATGATTGA
- the LOC128177410 gene encoding nucleolin-like isoform X4: MEQVNGKASPQKRKAAEVEDSDEDDDDDDDDDDDDEEEVAKPAPSKKAKVTKAAAKEESSDDDDDDEEDDDDEEEAPAPKAKAKAVKQAKKEESDDEEDDEDDDEESSEEEEEEEEEEKPVQKQKAKKDKKEKAENGSGDQDGSTLFVKNIASSVDKDMLSEMFPGSTEIRMPTKHDGSPKGFAYLEFDDPKKVKKYLETKQGEELEGQELFLDLANKKPANDRNQRGGRGGGGRGGGGGRGGKSDPSKILFVKNLSYNTTNDSLADAFDGCSSARVAMERDNPGRSRGFGFVEFDSVESAKDAFNSMKGQEVDGRQVFLDFAEERSGGGGGGRGGGFRGGRGGRGGGRGFGGGRGGGRGRGGFGGGRGGGGFTKSPAAKGAVQDFKGKKKTFSEDD, translated from the exons ATGGAACAGGTAAATGGAAAGGCCTCACCACAAAAGAGAAAGGCTGCAGAAGTTGAAGACagtgatgaagatgatgatgacgatgatgatgatgatgacgacgacgaAGAAG AAGTTGCAAAACCAGCCCCAAGTAAAAAGGCAAAAGTCACAAAAGCAGCAGCAAAAGAGGAAAGTAGTGATGATGACGATGACGATGAAGAAG atGATGACGATGAAGAGGAAGCTCCAGCCCCAAAAGCTAAAGCCAAGGCTGTGAAACAGGCCAAGAAAGAAGAATCAGATGATGAAGAGGATGATGAGGATGATGATGAAGAAAGTAGTGAAG aggaggaggaggaggaagaagaAGAGAAACCAGTCCAAAAACAAAAGGCGAAGAAAG ATAAAAAGGAAAAGGCGGAGAATGGAAGTGGAGATCAAGACGGCTCTACCTTGTTTGTCAAAAACATTGCGAGCAGCGTAGACAAAGATATGTTGTCGGAAATGTTTCCAGGATCCACGGAAATCCGCATGCCCACAAAGCATGATGGATCTCCTAAAGG GTTTGCATACCTGGAGTTTGATGATCCCAAGAAAGTCAAGAAATACCTGGAGACCAAACAGGGGGAGGAGCTTGAAGGACAGGAGTTGTTCCTTGACTTGGCCAACAAAAAGCCGGCTAATGACAGGAACCAGAGAGGAGGAAGAGGAGGCGGGGGCAGAGGAGGTGGAGGTGGAAGAGGAGGCAAAAGTG ACCCTTCAAAGATCCTTTTTGTGAAAAATCTCAGCTACAACACCACAAATGACAGTTTGGCTGATGCATTCGATGGCTGTTCATCTGCCCGAGTTGCCATGGAGAGGGACAATCCTGGAAGATCAAGAGG ATTTGGATTTGTGGAATTTGACTCGGTGGAATCCGCCAAAGATGCTTTTAACTCCATGAAAGGACAGGAGGTTGATGGACGTCAGGTCTTCCTTGACTTTGCCGAGGAGAGATCAG GTGGTGGCGGTGGTGGTCGAGGAGGTGGTTTCCGTGGCGGTAGAGGAGGTCGTGGAGGCGGGCGTGGATTTGGAGGAGGTCGAGGTGGAGGCAGGGGACGAGGAGGATTTGGAGGAGGACGAGGAGGCGGAGGATTCACCAAGAGCCCAG CTGCAAAGGGAGCTGTACAAGAtttcaaaggaaaaaagaaGACCTTCAGTGAAGATGATTGA
- the LOC128177410 gene encoding nucleolin-like isoform X3 — protein MPQKQVKPKKGKVPAQKSKKAPKPAPVEESSEEESDDDDDDDDVEMEQVNGKASPQKRKAAEVEDSDEDDDDDDDDDDDDEEEVAKPAPSKKAKVTKAAAKEESSDDDDDDEEDDDDEEEAPAPKAKAKAVKQAKKEESDDEEDDEDDDEESSEDKKEKAENGSGDQDGSTLFVKNIASSVDKDMLSEMFPGSTEIRMPTKHDGSPKGFAYLEFDDPKKVKKYLETKQGEELEGQELFLDLANKKPANDRNQRGGRGGGGRGGGGGRGGKSDPSKILFVKNLSYNTTNDSLADAFDGCSSARVAMERDNPGRSRGFGFVEFDSVESAKDAFNSMKGQEVDGRQVFLDFAEERSGGGGGGRGGGFRGGRGGRGGGRGFGGGRGGGRGRGGFGGGRGGGGFTKSPAAKGAVQDFKGKKKTFSEDD, from the exons atgcCACAGAAACAAGTAAAACCGAAAAAG GGGAAGGTCCCAGCTCAGAAATCCAAAAAGGCCCCAAAACCAGCACCAGTAGAAGAATCGTCTGAGGAAGAGtctgatgatgatgacgatgatgatgatgtggAG ATGGAACAGGTAAATGGAAAGGCCTCACCACAAAAGAGAAAGGCTGCAGAAGTTGAAGACagtgatgaagatgatgatgacgatgatgatgatgatgacgacgacgaAGAAG AAGTTGCAAAACCAGCCCCAAGTAAAAAGGCAAAAGTCACAAAAGCAGCAGCAAAAGAGGAAAGTAGTGATGATGACGATGACGATGAAGAAG atGATGACGATGAAGAGGAAGCTCCAGCCCCAAAAGCTAAAGCCAAGGCTGTGAAACAGGCCAAGAAAGAAGAATCAGATGATGAAGAGGATGATGAGGATGATGATGAAGAAAGTAGTGAAG ATAAAAAGGAAAAGGCGGAGAATGGAAGTGGAGATCAAGACGGCTCTACCTTGTTTGTCAAAAACATTGCGAGCAGCGTAGACAAAGATATGTTGTCGGAAATGTTTCCAGGATCCACGGAAATCCGCATGCCCACAAAGCATGATGGATCTCCTAAAGG GTTTGCATACCTGGAGTTTGATGATCCCAAGAAAGTCAAGAAATACCTGGAGACCAAACAGGGGGAGGAGCTTGAAGGACAGGAGTTGTTCCTTGACTTGGCCAACAAAAAGCCGGCTAATGACAGGAACCAGAGAGGAGGAAGAGGAGGCGGGGGCAGAGGAGGTGGAGGTGGAAGAGGAGGCAAAAGTG ACCCTTCAAAGATCCTTTTTGTGAAAAATCTCAGCTACAACACCACAAATGACAGTTTGGCTGATGCATTCGATGGCTGTTCATCTGCCCGAGTTGCCATGGAGAGGGACAATCCTGGAAGATCAAGAGG ATTTGGATTTGTGGAATTTGACTCGGTGGAATCCGCCAAAGATGCTTTTAACTCCATGAAAGGACAGGAGGTTGATGGACGTCAGGTCTTCCTTGACTTTGCCGAGGAGAGATCAG GTGGTGGCGGTGGTGGTCGAGGAGGTGGTTTCCGTGGCGGTAGAGGAGGTCGTGGAGGCGGGCGTGGATTTGGAGGAGGTCGAGGTGGAGGCAGGGGACGAGGAGGATTTGGAGGAGGACGAGGAGGCGGAGGATTCACCAAGAGCCCAG CTGCAAAGGGAGCTGTACAAGAtttcaaaggaaaaaagaaGACCTTCAGTGAAGATGATTGA